A window of Micromonospora sp. WMMC415 genomic DNA:
CGTACGACTGTCCTGCGATCGATCCCACGCGTAACGCGACGGACTGGGGCGAGGCGGTCCACACGTCCACCGACGGTCGTCGGCATGGCGTGGCCACCCCCGTACCAAGGTCGTCCTAACCGTCCAGGTCCGGTACGGAGCCTAGAACGACCCCTCACGTCAGTGCCTCCCGCGTTATCCGACCGTGTCCGATCCCACACAAGTTTTTGACATTTCCACCGCGTTAACGCCTAGCGGGTGGTTCGCCAGACTTCTGGCGTTGACCGGGGGTGGAGGTCGACGGAGGGGAGGATCGACGCAGGTCAGCCGGGGAGGCGTCGAGCCGTCGCTGCTGATCGTACGGCGATTCGGGCCTCTCGGCGGGCGGTACGGACAGCTCGCTGCACCGAACGTCGCGAGTGGCCGATCCGGTGGCCGGTGCGCCACCGCAGACCGGGCTTCCCTTCGGTGTCGGCGGCGGCGAGCAGCAGGCCGCCGAAGAGGCCGAGGTTCTTGAGGAAGTGGATCTGGTTGTTGACCTTCGCCGCCGGGTCGTCGTTGTTCCAGAAGGGATGACCGGCGATCGTGACCGGGACGAGGGTACCCGCCAGTACGAGCGCCGCCGGTCGGGTGAACTTCCCCGTGGCGAGCATCAGGCCGGCGCCGAGCTGCACCACCGCGTTGGCCCGGACCAGCGTCTCGGTGTCGGTGGGAATGCGGGGGTGGGCCCGCTCCAGCAGCGGGGTCACCCGTTCGGTCACCGGCTGGGCGGCGGCGACGAGCCGGCCCGGGTTGGCGAAGTTGCGGGCCCCACTGACCACGAAGATGCCGCTCAGCATGGCACGGGCGAGGGAGCGTACGGGTTTCATGGGTCAGTCATACCCCGTCACGCCCACCCCTACCCCGGCAACGGCCGATCCGGATCGGTCGACATTGACGTGTCCGCCACGCCGATTCCAGCGACCGTCGCGGATGGACCCCTGGCGACGGGTAACCTCCCCCGCGTGACGACACTGCGGCTCCGCCCGGAGGACCCGGCCGACACCGGCGCGGTCCGGCGCGTGCTGGCCGCCGCCTTCGCCCGTCCGGACGTGAGCACGCCGCCCGAGGTGGGTCTCGTCGACGAGCTGCGTGCCAGCGACGCCTGGCAGCCGGAGCTGGCCATGGTCGCCGAGTACGGGGGCGAGATCGTCGGCTACGCCCTGCTCACCCGGGTCCGGGTGCGCTCCGATCAGGGCGACGCGCCGGCGCTGGCCCTCGGCCCGGTGGCGGTCGCCCCGCACCGGCAGCGGATCGGGCTGGGCACGGCGGTGGTGCAGGCCGCCCTCGACGCGGCCACCGAGCTGGGCGAGCGCCTGGTGGTGGTGCTCGGCGACCCCGCGTACTACCGGCGGTTCGGCTTCGACCGTGCCGACCAGATGGGCCTCACCAGCCCCTGGTCCGGCCTCGGCGAGCCGTGGCAGGCGCTGGAGCTGCCGCCCGCCGCCAGCGGGGAGGGCCCGCCACCGCGGGGCGAGGTGCTCTTCCCGCCCCCGTGGGCCAAGGTCTGAACGATCCCGCCCGCTGCCGGCGGGGACCCGGCCCGCCTGCCGCGCTCACGCCGGTTGGGTACGCAGGTAGCGGCCGAAGTGAGGGACGGTGAAGGCGACCGTGCCGCGCTCGCCGGAGTAGATCAGGCCCTTCTTGATCAGGGCGTCCCGAGCCGGGGAGAGACTCGCGGGCTTGCGGCCCAGGGCCCGGGCGATCTCGGCCGTCGGCACGGCGGCGTCCATGTCGTCCCGACCGCCGCCGTCGGTCTCGCCCTCGACCAGGGACAGTGTCGCCATGGCGCGCATGTACTCGCGTTCGGCGGGGGTGGCCCGCTCGAACCGGGAGCCGAAGAAGCCGACCGCCAGCTCCGCTTCCGCCTCGGGGGCCGCCACCCGCACGTCGGCGGCGGTGATCGGCGAGCGGGGCGCGTGGTCCCAGGTCGCCTTCCCGTACGCCTGGACGAAGTACGGGTAGCCGCCGGACTTCTCGTAGAGCAGGTCGAGTGCCTTCTGCTCGTACTCGACCTCCTCGCGCTCGGCCGGCGCGCACAGTGCCTGATCGGCGGCGATCCGGTCCAGCCGGTCGATGCGCTGGTAGCGGAAGAGCCGCTCCGAGTACGACTTGGCGGCGCTGAGCACGGCCGGCAGGTGCGGCAGGCCCGCGCCGACCACGATCAGCGGTGAGCCGAGCTGGGACAGCTCGTGGCACGCGGCGCAGAGCGCGGACACGTCCTCCGGGCCGAGGTCCTGCATCTCGTCGATGAAGATCGCGATGCCGGTGCCGACGTCCTCGGCGATCGCGGCGGCGTCGGAGAGCAGCTCGACCAGGTCGATCTCGATGTCGCCGGAGTCGGCCCGGCCGGTGGCGGCGGGCACGTCGATGCCGGGTTGCCAGCGGTCGCGTAGCTTCGGGCCCGCGCCACCGCGCCCGGTCGGGGCCGAGCGCTGCGCGAATGCCTTGAGGACGCCGAGGAACGCGTCGATCCGGTCCGGGGCGCGGTGCCGGGGTGCCAGCTCCCGGACCGCCATGTGCAGCGCGGCGGCGATCGGGCGGCGCAACGACTGGTCGGGCCGCGCCTCGATCTTGCCGCTGCCCCAGAGCCCGTTGATCGCCTGCGAGCGCAGTGTGTTGAGCAGTACCGTCTTGCCCACTCCGCGCAGCCCGGTGAGCATCAGGCTGCGTTCGGGTCGGCCACGGGCGATGCGTTCCAGCACGATGTCGAAGACGTCCAGCTCGCGCCCCCGCCCAGCCAGCTCGGGCGGGCGCTGGCCGGCGCCCGGGGCGTACGGGTTGCGGACCGGATCCACGCATCGGAGAGTATCGGGCCGTCTAGCGGCGAGGCTAGACATCCGTAGATGGGACTACCGGCGTGTCGGGGGTCAGTGCCGTCGCTGCGGGTCTCGACACAAAACTAGGGCTGTCTAGCGTCCACGCTAGACAGCCCTAGTTTCAGCGATCAGCGCTGCTTCAGGCAGAGCACGTAGTCGAGCAGGTTCACCGAGTTGTCGTGGACGTAGGGCGGTGGCCTGCGGCGCCAGGATCTCGCAGCGGTCCCCGTCGGTCGTGGCGGGGATGCGCAGCAGCACCTCGTACGTGTTCGGGCCGCACGGCACCTTGCGCAGCTCGGCGTCGTCGTCGGTGCCGTCGTTGACCACGCAGTCGCCCTTGGCGAAGTCGTCGCCCTCGTCGTCGGTGGGCGTCGGCGCGCTGGTCGGCAGCGGATCCCGCGTCGGGTCGACCGGAGCGGTCGGCGCGGGGGGCGCGACAGAGGTCTCGTTGTCGGCCACCTGCCAGACCGCCCAGCCGGCGAGGCCGAGACAGGGGCAGAGCAGGAGCAGCACGACCAGCCCGATGATCAGCGCGATCCGACCGCCGCGCTGCTTCGCGGGTGCCGGGGGCATCGGATACCCACCGGGCGCGCCCCACGGCCCGCCCGCGGCGGGCACGGTGCCCGGCGGGACCGGGCCGGTCGGGGAACCGGCGGAGGGGAACGCACCGGGCGTCGGACCGGCCGGCGGGTACGGCCCGGGCGGCGGGAACCCGGAGGCCGTCGGCGGCGGGTAGCCCGAGCCGGAGGTTGGCGGCGGCGGGTAGCCCGAGCCGGAGGTTGGCGGCGGCGGGTAGCCGGCACCGGACGGCGGCGGCGGGAATCCCGAGCCGGACGGCGGCGGCTGGTGGACCGTCGGGTCGTCGCCGGTCTGCCGGACGGTGGGCTCGTCGCCGGCTGGCGGCCTGGCCCATTGCGCAACGGTCGGGTCGGCGTCGGACGGGGGTGCGTCCCACCCGGGAACGGTCGGTGGTTCCGGCGTGCCGGCGGGCTGCGGCGCCCCCTCCGGCGGGCCGGGCTGGCGCTGGGTCTCGTCGTCCGGCGGGCCGGCTGATCCGTACGTGGTCATCACTACCCCAGGGTGCGGTGGCTCAGCGCTGCTTCAAGCAGAGCACGAAGTCGAGGGTGTCCAGTTCGCTGTCGAAGAAGTACCAGTTGGTGTAGTTGTCGACCTTCGCGCACTTCGCCGCGGCGTCCTTCTCACCGGTGGTGGGGCCGTCGACGCGGTGCAGCACCTCGTACGTCTTCGCGGCGCACTCGCTGATCAGCAGCTTGGGCTTCCCGCCGGCCGGTCCGTCGTTGCGGACGCACTGACCGACCTTCACGAAACGCGGGTCGGCCGAGGACTCGGGGGCCGCGACGCTCGGCGCCGGGCTCGCCTGGTCGCTCGGCCCGGCCGATCCGGGGGCGGCCGCAGCCGTCGGAGACGCCGCCGGTGGCGTGGGCTCGCCCTGGCCGAGCAGGTAGAGGACGGTCGCCCCGCCGCCGAGCACCAGCAGCAGGACGGCGGCGAGCACCGCGATCAGCGGGCCCTTGCGGCGGGACGGCCGGGAGGGGGGTGCCGGATCACCGCCGTGGCCGCCGGGGTCGCCCGAGTGCACGGGCCGCCCGTCCGCGGGCGCGGACCAGGGCGAGTACGCCGGCCGGTACGGCTCGGTGCCGTACCCCTGCGGTGAGCCGTACCCGGCGTGCGGTGGGTCGTCGGGGCGCGGCGGGCGGTCGTACCCCGGGGGGTAGCTGCCGGGGTTCGGGCCCGGCGGGTACGCGTCCCGCCACCCGCGCTCCGGCGGCCCGTACGCGTCCCCGGCGCGTCGGCCCCGCCACGGCTCCCCGGCGGTGCCGTCCGGTGGTCCGTAGTTCGCCATGCGCCCCTCCTGCACGAGTGGTGAGGCCGGCCACCTCGCTGGGACGCCGACATCCCCGCCACCGTAGCGTGGCGGTGCGATGAGCTCACCTCCGCCAAGTGCGACACCGACCACCGGCCCGGCCGCCGTCTCCGGCGGGCCCGGCATCGCCCCCGCGCTCGTCTGGACGGCACTGCTGCTGGTGTACGTCCTCTGGGGCTCGACCTACCTGGGCATCCGGATCGCCGTGGAGTCGCTGCCACCCCTGGCCTCGGCGGCGCTCCGGTTCGCGGCCGCCGGCCTGGTCCTCGCGGTCGTGCTGCGGCTGCGCCGCGGCCCCGGCGCCCTGCGGGTCGACCGGCGTCAGCTCCGCTCCGCCGCGCTGGTCGGCGTGCTCCTGCTGGCCGGCGGCAACGGGCTCGTGGTGCTCGCCGAGTCCGGGCCGCCGGGCGTGGCGGTGCCGTCCGGGATCGCCGCGCTGCTCGTGGCCACCGTGCCGCTGCTGGTGGTGCTGCTGCGCTCCGCCACCGGCGACCGGCCGGGACTCGCCACGCTCGGTGGGGTGACGCTGGGCTTCGCCGGCCTCGTCCTGCTGGTGCTGCCGACCGGCGGAGTGGGGGCGGTGCCGCTGGTCGGCGCGTTGACCGTGGTCGCGGGGGCGACGAGCTGGTCCGTCGGCTCGTTCCTGTCCGGCCGGCTGCCGATGCCGGCCGACCCGTTCGTCGCCACGGTGTACGAGATGTTCGCCGGGGCGGCGGTGCTCGCACTTCTCGCGGTGGGGCGCGGAGAGCTGCGCGGCTTCGATGCGGGCGCGGTCACCGCCCGGTCGTGGTGGGCGCTGGCGTACCTGATGGTGTTCGGCTCGCTGGTGGCCTTCACCGCGTACGTGTGGCTGCTTCACCACGCCCCGATCTCGCTGGTCAGCACGTACGCGTACGTCAACCCGGTGGTCGCGGTGGCGCTCGGCGCGCTGCTCGTGGCGGAACCGGTCACGCCGCAGGTACTGCTGGGCGGCGCCGTGATCGTCGCGGGCGTCGCGTTGGTGGTCACGACGGAACGCCCGGCCCGCCGCTGAGCGATCGGTGTTAGGAAGGGACCCTTGTACAACGCCAGGCGTTAACAAGGGGCCCTTCCTTTCAGATCAGGCGGAGCTGGCGGTCCTTGGGGCGGCGGGGTTCCGTTTCGCCGAGGCGTTCGAACAGGCCGGGGTCGATGGTGTCCAGGAACGGGGACGGGCGACAGTCGCGCTCGGTGCCCTGCCGGATCCGGCGGGCGGCGTGGCTGACGTAGAGGCGGTCCTGCGCCCGGGTCAGGCCGACGAAGAAGAGCCGCCGCTCCTCGGCCACCGCGTCGTCGTCCGGCTCCGATCCGGGCCAGCGCAGCGGCAGCAGCCCGTCCTCGGCGCCGACCAGGAAGACCACCGGGAACTCCAGCCCCTTGGCGGCGTGCAGAGTGAGCAGCGTGACCGCCTCGGCGCGCGGGTCGAGGGCGTCCACCTCCGCGCCGGTGGCGAGCTGGGACAGGAACAGCTCCAGGTCGTCGCCGCAGCGCCGGGCCAGCGGGGTGAGCAGGTCGACCGCCACCCGCACGTCGTCCGGCCGGACCGTGCCCGACCCGTCGAGGGTGGGCGTGGCGAAGCGCTCGGCGACCAGCTGGCCGGCGAGGCGCACCCGGGCCGGCAGGCCACCGCCGAGGCCGTTGGCGTGCCGCAGCTCGCGGGCGATGGCGGCCACCCCGGGCCGGTCGCGCAGCCGGTCGTGCGAGCGCTTCTGCACCGGGATGTTCGCCCGGGTCAGCGCGTCCACGATCGGCGCCGCCTGCGAGTCGGTGCGGTAGAGCACGGCGATGTCGGAGAACGACAGCGTGGTCGTCCGCCCGTCGATCCGTCCCGAGTCGAGCGAGCGGTGCGAGAGCCCGCCGACCAGCTCGTCGACCGTACGGACGACGAAGTCGGCCTCGTCGGCGACGGACGTGGCGGCGTACCGGCCGACCAGCGGGGCCTCCGGGTCGAGCCGCGCCGGGTCCAGCCGGCGGCCCCGGACCAGCGACGACGGTGCGATCGCCTGCACCGCGGCGGCCAGGATCGGGGCCGACGAGCGGTAGTTGCGGTTGAGCCGGACCAGCCGGGCGTCGGTGAAGTCCTGCGAGAAGCGCAGGAAGTACCCGACGTCGGCGCCCCGGAAGGAGTAGATCGCCTGGTCCGGGTCGCCGATCGCGCAGAGGTTGCCGTCGGCGGGGCTGAGCAGCCGCAGCAGCTCGTACTGCACCTCGTCGACGTCCTGGTACTCGTCGACGAAGATCCACCGCCACCGGTCCCGGTACGCCTGCACCAGCTTCCGGTCGGCCCGCAGCAGCGCCAGCGGGAGCGTGAGCAGCTCGTCCAGGTCGACCAGGTCCTGCTTGCGCAGCAGTGCGAGGTAGCTGTCCCGGTCGTCGCCGGCCTCCACCCGGGCCGCCGCCCGGTCCGCGTCGTCGGCGATCCGGAAGTCCGCCGGCAGCCCGGCGGCCCCGGCGTTCTCCCGCAGGATCTGGAGGCCCACCGAGTGGAACGTGCCGACGGTGACGTCCTCGGCGACCGGCCCGAGCAGCCCGTCCAGGCGGTGCCGCAGCTCCTCGGCGGCCCGCCGGGTGAACGTGATCGCCAGGCAGTGCTCCGGGAAGACGTTCAGCTCCGCGCACAGGTACGCGATCCGGTGGGTCAGGGTGCGGGTCTTGCCGGTGCCCGGGCCGGCGACGATCAGCAGCGGCCCGCCCGGCGCGGAGGCGGCGACCCGCTGCATCGCGTCCAGCCGGTCGAGCAGGCCCGTACCGACCTCCTCCATCCCGGACAGCATCGGCTCGAACGGCTCGTGCGGTGAGGGCGGCGGCGCGATCGGAGGCGGGGGCGGCGCCGCCCGCTTCGGCTCCGGCTTCGCCGCCGGGCGCTTGGCCTTCGGCTTCGGCGCCGGCTCCACCGGCCGGCGCTGCGCCGGCACGGGTACGTCGAACAGCGTCTCCTGGGTGGCCGGCCCACCGCCGCCGCCCAGCTCGGCCGGGTCGAAGAGGGTGATGACGCCGTACTCGCCGTCGTAGCCCGGCACCCGGCGGACCTCGCCGCGGCGCAGCCGGCCGATCCCCTCGGCGAGCAGGTCGCCGCCGACCCGGCCGATCTCGTCCAGCGGCGTATGGGTGAGGATCTCCAGCTCCGGGCCGAGCGCGGCGACCAGCTCGTTGAGCTTGCCCTCGACCCTCTTCGACCGGGGGCCCACCTTGTTGATCTCGCCGAGGATCTCGGCCAGCGGCACCAGGTGGGTGACGTCGCGGGCGTGGGCCGGCCGGTGCCCCTCGGGCCGGTCGGCCAGCTCCTCGACCCGGCTGAGGACGCCGACGGTCAGCGGCTTGCCGCACTCCGGGCAGCGCCCGCCGGCCGCCCGGGTCCGCTCCGGCGCCCAGTTGACGCCGCAGAGCCGGTGACCGTCCGCGTGGTACTTCCCCTCTTCCGGGAAGAACTCGATCGTCCCGGCCAGCCCGTCGCCGGTCCGCAGCGCCTCGCGGATGGCGAAGTAGTCCCGGTCGGAGGTGAACACCGTGGCCTCCCGGGCCAGCGCCGGCGGGGAGTGCGCGTCGGAGTTCGACACCAGCTGGTAGCGGTCGAGGCTGCCGACCCGCCAGTTCATCCCCGGGTCGGAGGAGAGACCGGTTTCCACCGCGAAGATGTGCTCGGCCAGGTCGGCGTAGCAGTCGGCGATGGCGTCGAAGCCGGACTTGGAGCCGAGCGCGGAGAACCACGGCGTCCAGATGTGCGCCGGCACCAGGTACCCGTCCGGGCTCGCCTCCAGGGTGATCTCCAGCAGGTCTCGGGAGTCGAGACCGAGGATCGGACGGCCGTCCGACCCGAGGTTCCCGATCCGCCCGAGCGCGGTGTTGAAGCGGGCCACCGCGTCCAGGTCGGGCAGGTAGATCAGGTGGTGCACCTTGCGCGTCCGGTCGTCGCGCTTGTAGATCGTGGAGATCTCCACGCTGAGCATGAACCGGACCGGGTCGGTCTCCGCCTCGCTGGCGAGCCGCGGCGGCAGCCGGCGCGCGATGTCCCGCTCGGCCTCCGGGCTCAGCCGGTGCAGGCCCGGCTCGGCCGGGTGCAGGGTCTCGCGGAGGTGGTCGTACCAGGCGGGGTGCGTGAAGTCACCGGTGCCGAGCACGGCGACGCCCTTGCGCCGGGCCCACCAGCCGAGGTTCGGCAGGGTGAGGTCACGGCTGCACGCGCGCGAGTACTTCGAGTGGATGTGCAGGTCCGCGACGAAGGGCGGGAGGCCACCGGGGGGTGCGGCGCTGATCGGAGGCACGCCGCATCCTGCCACGCCGCCCACACCGTACGCCCGCCGCCACGCTCGGGGGTGAGCTGCGCTATGCCGAGCGCAGCTCGACGAGGGTGATCTGCGGTTCGGCGCCGACGCGGACCGGGGGACCCCAGAACCCGGCGCCGTTGGTGACGTAGACCTTCGTGCCGTCGACCTCGCCGAGGCCGGAGACCACCGGCTGCTGGAGCTTGACGAGGTAGTTGAAGGGCACGATCTGGCCGCCGTGCGTGTGGCCGGACAGTTGCAGGTCGACGCCGTACTTCGCGGCCTCGAACGCCGCCACCGGCTGGTGCGCGAGGAGCACCACCGGCCGGCTCGGGTCGCGGTCGCCGAGCGCGGCGGCGTAGTCCGGCGGCCCGGCGAGCCCGGTGCCCTCGGCCTCGGCGTCGTTGACCCCGGCCAGGTCGAGCGCGCCGCCCCGGGCCGCGATCTCCACCCGGCGGTTCTGCAGGACCCGCAGGCCGAGGCGGTCCACCTCCCGCACCCACTCCTCGACTCCGGAGTAGTACTCGTGGTTGCCGGTGACGAAGTAGCTGCCGTACCGGGAGCGCAGGCCGCGCAGCGGCGCCGCCGCCTCACCCATCTCGGCGACCGTGCCGTCGACCAGGTCGCCGACGACCGCGACGATGTCGGCGTCCAGCCGGTTGATGGCGGCGACGATCCGCTCGGTGTGCGCACGCCCGCGCAGCGGGCCGAGGTGGATGTCGGAGACCGTGGCGATGCGCAGGCCGTCCATGCTCCGGGGGAGCTTCGCCAGGGGGATCCGCACCCGGTCCAGCTGCGGCGGGCCGAGGGCGGTGCGGACGCCGTACCCGGTCAGACCGGTGGCGGTGAGCCCGGCGAAGATGGCCGCCCCACGCGCGAGCAGCAGCCGCCGGGTGGGGTCGTGGTCCGGCTGCCCGACCGCTGCGGCGGCCGGCGGGTCGGCCGGGCCGGCGGCCCCCACCAGGGCGGGCTCGGGGGCGGCGGCCGTGGGTTCCGCGGTCGCGACCCGGCGGCGCAGCACCAGCCGGGCCACCAGCATCGGGATCTCCAGCGCCGCCAGCAGGACCAGCAGGTAGAACATGACCGCGAGCCAGACGTAACCGGGCCAGGCGAGCCAGTACGCGCCGGCGCGGGTGCCCACCATGGTGGCGGGTACGAGCAGCGCGAGCACCAGCACCGTGATCGAGCCGATCCGCCGCCAGCGACCCGCCGTGGTGGTGTCGCGCACCAGCCGCTTCCACAGGTAGAGGTGGATCAGACCGGTGATCAGCGCCAGGGTGGCGACGAACCCGAGAACCGCCAACAAGGTTGAGCCTCCCTCAGCCGCCCGCGAAGGGCGGTAGGACGTCGATCGTGGCCCCCGCCGGCAGCGGTGCCCGACGATCATGACAGGTCACGCCGTCGACCAGGAAACTCGCCGCGCGCAGCACGGTGGCGAGCCGTTCGCCGTGCCGGTCCGCGAGCTCGCTGAGGAGATCATCGAGCGAGCCACCGGCGGAGGCGGTCTCCTCGGCCCGGCCGGCGGCGGCCCGCGCCCCGGCGAAGAAACGGACGGTGAGCGTGCTGGCGGCAGCCCGGTCGGGCGCGTCGTGTGCGGGACGGGGGTCGGGCACGTCAACCTCCGATCGCCGACATCGGCCGGGTCGGTTGCAGGAAGGTCGGGTCGTCGATGCCGTGACCGGCCCGCTTCCCCCACATGGCGGCGCGCCAGCGCCGGGCCAGCTCGTCGTCGTCCGCGCCGGCGCGCAGCGCCCCGCGCAG
This region includes:
- a CDS encoding ATP-binding protein, giving the protein MDPVRNPYAPGAGQRPPELAGRGRELDVFDIVLERIARGRPERSLMLTGLRGVGKTVLLNTLRSQAINGLWGSGKIEARPDQSLRRPIAAALHMAVRELAPRHRAPDRIDAFLGVLKAFAQRSAPTGRGGAGPKLRDRWQPGIDVPAATGRADSGDIEIDLVELLSDAAAIAEDVGTGIAIFIDEMQDLGPEDVSALCAACHELSQLGSPLIVVGAGLPHLPAVLSAAKSYSERLFRYQRIDRLDRIAADQALCAPAEREEVEYEQKALDLLYEKSGGYPYFVQAYGKATWDHAPRSPITAADVRVAAPEAEAELAVGFFGSRFERATPAEREYMRAMATLSLVEGETDGGGRDDMDAAVPTAEIARALGRKPASLSPARDALIKKGLIYSGERGTVAFTVPHFGRYLRTQPA
- a CDS encoding EamA family transporter, whose amino-acid sequence is MSSPPPSATPTTGPAAVSGGPGIAPALVWTALLLVYVLWGSTYLGIRIAVESLPPLASAALRFAAAGLVLAVVLRLRRGPGALRVDRRQLRSAALVGVLLLAGGNGLVVLAESGPPGVAVPSGIAALLVATVPLLVVLLRSATGDRPGLATLGGVTLGFAGLVLLVLPTGGVGAVPLVGALTVVAGATSWSVGSFLSGRLPMPADPFVATVYEMFAGAAVLALLAVGRGELRGFDAGAVTARSWWALAYLMVFGSLVAFTAYVWLLHHAPISLVSTYAYVNPVVAVALGALLVAEPVTPQVLLGGAVIVAGVALVVTTERPARR
- a CDS encoding UvrD-helicase domain-containing protein, producing MPPISAAPPGGLPPFVADLHIHSKYSRACSRDLTLPNLGWWARRKGVAVLGTGDFTHPAWYDHLRETLHPAEPGLHRLSPEAERDIARRLPPRLASEAETDPVRFMLSVEISTIYKRDDRTRKVHHLIYLPDLDAVARFNTALGRIGNLGSDGRPILGLDSRDLLEITLEASPDGYLVPAHIWTPWFSALGSKSGFDAIADCYADLAEHIFAVETGLSSDPGMNWRVGSLDRYQLVSNSDAHSPPALAREATVFTSDRDYFAIREALRTGDGLAGTIEFFPEEGKYHADGHRLCGVNWAPERTRAAGGRCPECGKPLTVGVLSRVEELADRPEGHRPAHARDVTHLVPLAEILGEINKVGPRSKRVEGKLNELVAALGPELEILTHTPLDEIGRVGGDLLAEGIGRLRRGEVRRVPGYDGEYGVITLFDPAELGGGGGPATQETLFDVPVPAQRRPVEPAPKPKAKRPAAKPEPKRAAPPPPPIAPPPSPHEPFEPMLSGMEEVGTGLLDRLDAMQRVAASAPGGPLLIVAGPGTGKTRTLTHRIAYLCAELNVFPEHCLAITFTRRAAEELRHRLDGLLGPVAEDVTVGTFHSVGLQILRENAGAAGLPADFRIADDADRAAARVEAGDDRDSYLALLRKQDLVDLDELLTLPLALLRADRKLVQAYRDRWRWIFVDEYQDVDEVQYELLRLLSPADGNLCAIGDPDQAIYSFRGADVGYFLRFSQDFTDARLVRLNRNYRSSAPILAAAVQAIAPSSLVRGRRLDPARLDPEAPLVGRYAATSVADEADFVVRTVDELVGGLSHRSLDSGRIDGRTTTLSFSDIAVLYRTDSQAAPIVDALTRANIPVQKRSHDRLRDRPGVAAIARELRHANGLGGGLPARVRLAGQLVAERFATPTLDGSGTVRPDDVRVAVDLLTPLARRCGDDLELFLSQLATGAEVDALDPRAEAVTLLTLHAAKGLEFPVVFLVGAEDGLLPLRWPGSEPDDDAVAEERRLFFVGLTRAQDRLYVSHAARRIRQGTERDCRPSPFLDTIDPGLFERLGETEPRRPKDRQLRLI
- a CDS encoding MoaD/ThiS family protein; protein product: MPDPRPAHDAPDRAAASTLTVRFFAGARAAAGRAEETASAGGSLDDLLSELADRHGERLATVLRAASFLVDGVTCHDRRAPLPAGATIDVLPPFAGG
- a CDS encoding DoxX family protein, which translates into the protein MKPVRSLARAMLSGIFVVSGARNFANPGRLVAAAQPVTERVTPLLERAHPRIPTDTETLVRANAVVQLGAGLMLATGKFTRPAALVLAGTLVPVTIAGHPFWNNDDPAAKVNNQIHFLKNLGLFGGLLLAAADTEGKPGLRWRTGHRIGHSRRSVQRAVRTARREARIAVRSAATARRLPG
- a CDS encoding metallophosphoesterase, which encodes MLAVLGFVATLALITGLIHLYLWKRLVRDTTTAGRWRRIGSITVLVLALLVPATMVGTRAGAYWLAWPGYVWLAVMFYLLVLLAALEIPMLVARLVLRRRVATAEPTAAAPEPALVGAAGPADPPAAAAVGQPDHDPTRRLLLARGAAIFAGLTATGLTGYGVRTALGPPQLDRVRIPLAKLPRSMDGLRIATVSDIHLGPLRGRAHTERIVAAINRLDADIVAVVGDLVDGTVAEMGEAAAPLRGLRSRYGSYFVTGNHEYYSGVEEWVREVDRLGLRVLQNRRVEIAARGGALDLAGVNDAEAEGTGLAGPPDYAAALGDRDPSRPVVLLAHQPVAAFEAAKYGVDLQLSGHTHGGQIVPFNYLVKLQQPVVSGLGEVDGTKVYVTNGAGFWGPPVRVGAEPQITLVELRSA
- a CDS encoding GNAT family N-acetyltransferase, producing MTTLRLRPEDPADTGAVRRVLAAAFARPDVSTPPEVGLVDELRASDAWQPELAMVAEYGGEIVGYALLTRVRVRSDQGDAPALALGPVAVAPHRQRIGLGTAVVQAALDAATELGERLVVVLGDPAYYRRFGFDRADQMGLTSPWSGLGEPWQALELPPAASGEGPPPRGEVLFPPPWAKV